The genomic stretch ttccatcttgtacttgcttctgatctgatgtttgtgtatacaacgtttgaatatcatcagagtcaaacagcttggtgcagagcatcttcttgtcttctgacctctaagtgcttctgagcgtgataccatgagaacttcagtgcttctgcttctgaactcaagttcttttgatgcttccatagacccatgttctgattctgctttgaccatcttctgatgtcttgccagaccatgttctgatgttgcatgttgaaccttctgagtcagtgcttcttgcgctgaatttgtgcatactctttttataattcctgaaatggaaattacatagtattagagtaccacattatctcatacaaaattcatatccttgttatcatcaaaactaagaatattgatcagaacaaatcttgttctaacagaattcacaattaggtttcgccAATGAAGAAGAATTTGAAGTATTGAACATAAACTCTCTAGCAGATACAAATTGGAGGAGTCCAGTTGTAAATTACTTAAAGGACCCTTCGACGGATATGGAAAGGAAGGTAAaatatagagccttatcatatttcttgatgggaaacgaattgttcaagaaaaccccTGAAGGAGTCTTACTAAAATGTCTTGGCGAAGTAGAAGCTTATTTGGCGCTTTCGaatgtacatagtggggcatgtggcgcTCACTAAgctgggcacaaaatgaaatggttgttgtttcgTTATGTaatgtattggcccactatgttaaAAGATAGAATTCGCCAAAGGTTGCCAAGAGTGTCAGGAGCACGCAAGTGTTCAACACGCTTCTGCTAACGAATTAAGCTCGATCATCAAGCCATGGTcttttagaggttgggcactagacctaattggagaaattcgaCCCACATCATCCAAAGGTCAGAGATATATATTAGTAGggatagactattttaccaaataggtcgaagcaataccatagCCAACgtagaccaagaggctgtgattgaattcattcaaaaacacatattatatagatttggaatcctaGAGAGTATAACTATAGACCAGGGATCtgtgtttactggtcgaaagatgcaagaatttgCAAAAGAGACGGGGTTCAAGTTATTCACTTCTAtgccttattatgctcaagcaaatgcaCAAGTCGAAGCAACTAATAAAGTGATAATAGGtctgataaagaaacatgtaggaaagaaacctaagaatggGCACAAGACTttagaccaagcactttgggcttgtcgaacgtcaccTAAAGAAGCAACCAACACTACACCATTTCAActtacgtttggacatgatgtGGTACTTCTTGTCGAGATATATCTGCAATCAGTCAGAATTCAGAGACAAGAGGAAATTTCCCCAAACATATACTAggaaatgatgatgaacgaattggttGATCTGGACGAAGAAAGGCTTTGAGCGTTATAGATGATAAAGAGGCAAAAAGAAAGAGTATCAAgggcatataacaaaaaggtgaaaggtaaagtgttcgttaataatgatttagtttggaaagttattttgcctatagatcgaaagaaccaagctttagGTAAATGTTCTCCACATTGGGAAGACCCTTTTTGAATTTTAAAGGTATTTTCAAAtcacgcttatgagatagaataACTGGCAGAAGATTGTAGGATCTTGCgagtaaacgggaagtatctgaaaagatacaagctAGTCATGCACGAAGTTAAGATCGTTAAAACGTAGATATTAAAATAAACATTGTGGGTTAAAATGGCGAATACTTTGCCAAGATGGCTTTATCCTTAAACAAAGCTTATAATATAAAGTAAGCAAATAATCAAAAGCTGAAATATAGTTAATTACTACAAAAAAAACCCGAACACATGCACTGAATAACGATGGTAATACATGCAAACCTAAAATTACAAAAGGGAACATAACCAAAATAAGTACTAAACATCACTAAAGGATAACAAAGTAAAGGCCCACGAAGATCTTCAGCATTCTTTTAATTAACCCTAAGATGCAAATCCTCCAGGCTTAGCAAGGGTAAGCTTTCATCCTGGAAAGCGTCAAAGGATCCGGCTACACGCATTCTTCGTGCTATTCCCAGTTTGACGAACATATGGGACAAAAGTATTCCGTAACAAAAAGGTTTGCCATGATGAGAAATGACAACAGCTTCGGTGAGGTGCTTGAAGATCATCAGCGGGATATTGATCTTTCGCTTTTGAAGAGCATAGAGCATAAACTCGAGGTCCCACACCATGATGTTCTCCTGATTTTCCTTTCGTGGGCGGAAGTTACCCACAAGGAGTTGGTGCCAGATTCTACCCAGGAGCGCATTGAAAGCCCGGTTAAGGTTAGCGAAAATACTCGCTAAAACATCGGAGGTGGTCTTGTTGAAAGAATTGTCACAAAGAGGACCAATGTTTTCACATCCCATCACTTTGGAAATAAGTGCTGCAGAAATGATGATGCGAGACCCATAAACTTCAGAAACGATAGTCGTCTTTCCCTCAGGGTCCATTTGAATggatgcaaacatccagaaatttgCGAGCATTTTTGGATATACAAGGCCCTCTAGAATGTTTAGGTAGTTTTTGAGGTTTTAAGTGGCAAACATCTCATCTAGATCAATGCCATGTTGTTGAAACTCTTCAGCACAAGGTTTGAACTCCTTGTGAATAGCAGAGATGATGTTGTTAAAAGTTAGGGACATTGTTGCTGCAAAAGAGAGAGATGAGGAAGATGAAAATTTGGTTGAATGAATTATGGAAAAGTATGAAGAAATAACAAAAGAACGGTAAGATTTATATAGAGGTTGATTGCCTTGGAGAATGGTTACGCTTTGAAATCTTATTGGACCGCGTGTTGGTTCCCAAGGGAAGACGTATAGTCCTCCGTTTCTTATCTTGGAAGTTGGAGTGTAATCATGGAAAATTGACACACGCACGTCTTaattagacgttttgaaaaagcgGAGTCATGATTAATTGACTATTATGACTTCTGGAGTTGGAACGTCAAATCAGAGGCAAAATGGCAGTAAGGGGTAATTATGTTACGTGTATAGGCTATTGAGGCAATTATGATGGCTAAAGGAGTAAGTATATTGAATAAAGAGTTGGCTAAGAAAAGGTTACTCATGGTATTACATGATAAACACATAGTCAAAATAAAGTGTATATCCATTAATGAGTTCGATTACAAAAAAGGATAAATAGGTTAGAAACATTCTAGAGATTATTACAATTAATCGAAATCTTCAGGGAGATTGTCTTTCATGTTAGAATATTGAGAAGCCAATATGGACAAACGACGGTCGATCGTGGCTTGTTGTTTTCTCAACTCTTCGATCTCTGGTCCCAATTTCTGAGCCATTTCAATATGACGAATTCCCGCTTGCACTACTTCGTCCATCTCTTTTCGTTTTAATTGCTCGATCTCCTCTTGACGTTCCTTCGCAATCTTCACTTTCCCTTGGAGACGTTCAATCTCTTTTTCCCAAGATTTGATATTCGTCCCGCAAGTCTCATACTCTTTCTGGTATTTCGAATGCTCGAGCTCCAAAGTATCAACTTTAGAAGATGACTCATTAGCAGCTTTCCACGAAGAGGTTTGAGTAGCTACTTTCGTGCTTAGTTTTTGGTTAACCTTTTGTTTTCGAAGGTTATCTGTTTGAAGTTGATCGAGTAAGAAACCTAGTGAGACAATCACTTGCAAAACTTCATCAAAGACATTGAGTAGGTCGACCTTCTTCAGAAGATTTTTTAGCCCAAAGCAACTGGTGGCATCTTTCCTCGGAACTTCGACAACATCAGTTCCAAAAAACTTCTtctttattttgtgaataagtcCTTGATATTCAAGTTCTGCGCCGCCATCTACAAAGGTGTTCGGAGAGGTTTCACCCATGATGGGCGAAACGTTCTTTGCAgtcatcatagccttgaggaatCTCACAAGATCGGTGTTTTTAAGCTGCTCTAATTCAGCCGAAGTAAGTGCGGGAGGAATCTTGGTCAAAGTGGTTGCAGGGGTGACAACCGTCCCAAAGGTTGAGTTTTCCTTGTTGTCTGATCGAGGTAAACTAGAGGCTTCATTCCTAGTTCCATCTTCAGGGTTAGTCTCCTCACTTCCCATAGATTTCTCAACTACTTCATCAGTATTAGATTGTTCAGGATTGTCTTCCATCTCATAGTCTTAATTAATGATTGAAGATGAATCACTCGAGCGAATTCCTTCAGTGTGCTCAATGGAAGGAACTTTAGTAGAAGGTTTGTCATCTTCGAGAACTGGAGAAAGGATGGGAGAGTTTCGTTGAGGAATGCCTGTGATAAAATTACAGCACGCTAAAATAAAAGCTACAAGAAAATCATTGATAGACATGAGGAATATAAGTGTGTACCTTGAAGATTATCAAGGTCAAGAGAAAAATATGATGCTTTGAGATTAGAAGTAGCAGTGCCTACATCATCCTACAGATGTAAGGTAAAATATAAACTTAGCATTATAAGTTAAGGTAAAAAATGCATTGAATTGTTAAAAGACAAGATTCGATACCTTTGCTGGGATATTGTCCAGGCTCGAGTTGTGACTTTCGACAACAGGAGCGTTTCCAACGGTCTTTTGAGGTTGTTCATCTGAAAAAACGTTGTCACTCGATGAGGTGGGTTTTGAAGTCCCAGATCCTCTTCCCCTAGTTGAAGAAACAGTggccttttgtcttttcttcGCAGCTTGTCTAGTATGAGGGGGAAATCCATCCTCATCATCTGAAGCGATTGTGGCGCTAGTAGTCGAAGTCTTCCATTTAGGAGTTCATGGAGGTTTCGTACTCTGGAAATATTCATGTCGAAAAGCTTGAGTAATATTCAGAATAAAGGCATAAGTTAAAGTGTAAGAGTATATATCGCTGGTTTCTTGCCAGTATCACTAGAGTCATCCCCACTTGCCTTTTTGCCTTTCGAAGCTTCAACAATCTTGCGTGCAACAGCCTCTTTGATACCTTTCTTTCGACTCAGAGCTATAAGTAAGACAAAAACAAGTTAGTATAAAGATGAAAAGGGAGAATTCTAATCGAAAGATTATCCAgtccccaaccttcaggtattggagtcagaacACGAACGTGCTTGAGACttatatgaagatgccctttgaaattacccaaggtatgcttagtcggaaccactcgttcagcgtgttttttGGATTGTTTGCAAAGAATTTTAGGGACATTCCCAcatacaaaccagtctggaaaaggagggcatAGAGCCGCACCAAAGTCAGCACTAGGTAATGGAGGGAATTTGGGAGGAtatagtttgaaagccacttcataacgttgttCAGGTCGAGCATGcatgggcaatttcaacttatccaatttATTAGAAAAAATTTCGCGTAAAGTAATTGCAGCCTCACAAACGGTCCGACAAAGATCGTTGggtctatagatagtttcaaagaatttctggaaaacttgaatttctttaatatgcgTCGAAGTACCTTTTGTGAAGCTCTCCTACACGTcatcaaaagcttcagttagttcttgcgAAAGATCGTTGGCGTCGAAGACCTGGTTGTCATAATACTCTTTTCACCACTGATGAAAATCTATAGTGGAATAAAAAGTAGGTTCGAAAGAGATGGGAGAAAGGGTTGTGATGCCAACATATATGGAGATTTTGGACTCATAATTGTCTTTGGATGAGTGCATGGTATGCAAGCACATATGAatccttttgtcatacaagcaTTTGGGTTTAagctgaaccaacccaaactatCTCGATACAAGATTGGGTTGATAGCAGAGAAGGCAACAGTGGCTCTTCGGCGATTGCAGTCGATGATACGATAGTTTAGGGGTTaggaaagcttcccaaataaCCATTGATTCGGCCTTTTGATCCGGAGAAGTGGCAGGAAACTTTCGTGTGAACCACTCGGGGCCTACTTCTCTTCTTATAAATGGAGCCATCGAGGGACTAAAGTGGTAGCGTTTAGCGAACATCATGATATATGCTCGAAAAGCTTCATGAAGTTTTCCTCCTTCTTCTAAGGGAGTTAAGTGGGAAAGTCTTGTCCCTTCGACTGTGTGGTTTTGAATGGCTATGTTTGTCTCATTGATAACATCTTTATTCGGAAGGAAAACCTCAAAAGTAGCATTAATCCATAACTGAAGTAACCAAAAAGGTTCGGCAAAAAGAAGAGAAGATCCAATTTTGTAGTCTGTGATGAAGTCTATTGATTCGCCAAGGATTTCATAAAGGTACCCTAGAATTAGCTGGCTTAGGTTCAACTTTTTTCCAGCATTGATTTGATCAGCCATACAGAGGTACCTCTTGGCCACTTGAAGAGATCTGGAAAGAAAACACATCTTGAAAGCCAAAGTGCCAGAAACGTAATATGCTCTTCATCTGATACTTCGTCAGTCGTTTTATCATGGTGTTTCATGATGAATGGAGTAAAAGTGGCTTTAATTTCACTAAGTTGTATGGTATCGGTATCCATGTAGTTGGGATCGAAGATTTCCCTTGTGGGTCGAAGCCCCGTGAGAGCGGCTATGTCGAAAAGAGTTGGGGTAATCATCCCACAAGGAAGATGGAAAgtattgtgggaagcatcccagaaatacatagacgctactaacatggtttggttatattctaaacctgtttttgataattggattaaatcgtaaatccctaattctttcctGAATGGAGCCATTTTGGCTTCAACTTTAGCCAACTAGGCGTAATAAAGCtcaggatcctttgctaaaggAATCGCTCTAAAATTCTTGAGAAAATTAGTCATGTAATTTAACCTAATATTTTTTGGAACTATAGCGGCTTCAGTCGAAGCGCCTTCCATACTGGTATTTTCAGCAAAGAGTGGTTTACCCTCTttatctattttgttcttactaatCAAGGGTCTGGTCTTGTAATAAACGGGGAAGAACTTGTTTTtaagaagattgttatcaccaGGTAgaggacccataaaagcatgagtcattttagaaagaaggaaaaggatgattacctgggaagcaaaGATAGCACAAGATTCTTCCAGATTTGGCTCTAGAATGTATTGCTGATTTCCTACTTGAGTGGGGCGTTGGAGCTTTTGGACAGGTTGAAGAGTGTCTGTAGTTTCCGTTGATGGGTTTTGAACGGTGGAAGACGCCATGAGTGAGTCGTTTCAAGAATAGAGTTGGGATCAAAGAGGGTTTTGTGTGTTTGCGTTCAGAAAGATGAAAGAAACGATGATGTATAATGAAGAAAGAAACCTAAATGGTAAAACCTTGatatttaaaggtttagtgaAAAACCTTtcaaatttctattttattttgaatagagTTAATGGGACACGCGTCGGCGATTGATTCATTCATCTGGCGGTCGAACagttattagccttactcctagtatctaggagCAATAATCATGAGTAATGTTAGGACGTGGGAATGCACGTCttgaagagacgtttttgaaaatgacaagacatcTTTGAAAGAAAGGTCATAAATGATTGTGACGTTAGTCAGAGTCTTGGAACTCAAAGGAGTACGAGGAGATCGAAATctcataatgacaagaaacgcctatttctcttagttttccgaaacaggcatttattgggggcaatttgttagctggagatttcgatcgTTATATATACTTTTCGAGGATTTAAGTGTCGAATAGAAAATGGCTTTGGATGGCCATTGCTGAAAATGTTATTTGTGACGAAGATTTCTAAGCTTAGTCGAGATAAGTGGTCCTCGAAGTTTGGGTGGTCTTCGAAATACAAGAGTTTTAAAACTTAAACTATTTTGATGCATCCTCACGAAGAACACATTGCCACGTATCGAATAAGGTTCGAGCAGGAAGTTTTGAATTTCGAATTGTTCTGTTTTTAActaacaaggacagatggcgtcCTAAGAATTCTAAGCGCATGCatatgggcaacgtggcatttcgttagtataggaccgttagggtcaaattagtataaataagggtcttagtatcaggatctgaaggtgttcattttgtacaagttACTCACAAAtgactcaagtatcaagtgttaagagaacgagtttttgCTGAGAAATGTAAGTGTAACACCAACACCTTACATATGTTTGTATTTATATCATGGAATCGAAGTatattttaaattcctttacttTTCGTCCAGTTTTTCCATTCCTACAATTTACATTCCTTTTACATTCTTGTCGAAGTTTTACTTATGTTTATTGTCTAACCAATTTACTTTTCGTCGTgcattcatttaatttatttcgCAAGTCATTTATGTATTCACACCATAACCTTATAAACCAATAAGAAACCAAGAGAACATGGACCAAATCATCTTGAAAGACAacttttcgacacatgtcctaggatcaatctagtcgatcctgcaagtaaccaaagtatatttataatttggaagactagcggttgtttaccggaaaccACCGTAAACACAGTGTCACACCCAAAGTGGAAAATACCTTGTAGCCGCAATGACGCGGACTTGAGGTTGGACGGTACAAAACATTGGCGTCGTGGGAACTCAATGTTTGCATCATGCTCCTTAACCTCGACTGGGAGGCAATTGTTCTAGATTGGCCAAAATAGTCCCATATTACTTGGGAATCAAGGCTAAGGATAATTTATAAATACACCTCAACTCAACAAGATGCATTTTCTAAATGGCAAAGTCGTGGAGATTCTTACACCCAAAGCGGACAATACCTTGTAGTCGTAGTTGCGCGGACTTGAGATCGATCGGTACAAAATATTAACCACGTCTATGGGAACTCGACGTTCACATCATGCCCCTTAGCCTCGACTGGGGTACAACTATATCAGGTTGGACAAAATATTCTTATATTACTTGAAAATCGAGGCTAAGAGTAATTTATATATAACGCTCATCAATCCAACAAAACACAATTTCTAAAGATCAAAGTTGGAAAAATTCTCACACCAAACGCAGACTTGAAATCGACTATAAATGAAAAACATGATACTTTGTTTTttgataaaatgaataaaaatttaaaatagtgaCACACATAAGCATATCAACAAATATGTAATCGAATCAAACTTTTGACATCAGCTAAGTGTACTTAATTGAAATTATAAACAAATACTATTACTTTAAGAttctatataatatataaaaatcttAAAGAACATATACATAGAAGAAACAGAATGCTTAAAAAACCAGagatataattaatgcataatttaatcataTACATATATGCAAGAGCTATTTCCCAAAAATGGATTTAAACCACCAAATGCCTTTGTTGTCTTGGGGGCCTTCTTCCTCCGGCGGTGTATCTGCATGAGGTGTTTTGCGGAGTTTGGTGACATCATATCCCTCTTCCTTTGCCTTCTCCACAAGTTCATTATAGATTTCATCATCTAAACGAGTCTCCCTACATAATATCTGCAAACCAAAATTCATCAAAATCATATTAATAAGAAAGTGTACAAGAGTTTGATACGACTTATAGTAAATAATGCTATAAGTTATAAGAAAACATAGAAAGGAAAAGACTTACCCAAAGAGATTTCTTGGTTGGTTCACCAATCAAAGCATAATGATAATCATGAGCAATAGCCAAAACCCAATAATTCCCTGTAACAGGAATAATTGGAAGGAATGGAGGAAGGTAAAACTTGACTTTGAATTTAGCTTCATCATTATTAGGGTTAGCCTTAAAAGCAGAACCTTGAATAAAACCTCTTTTGCCACCACTCCAAGTCTCATTAAGAACATCAACAGTTCCATCAGTGTTGAGTTTGTATGTTGCTCTTGTGTTGCCTCCGTCCTTTGGCTGATCCCTTGATGGAAAAGAAGCTATCTCGTACCATCTTCCCATATACCTTTCAAGATCTAAACCTTCAACAactttcatctctttttcttctgccATGTTATTGCTACCTCTAGTTTTTCTTTGTTCAAAATTGAACTGATAAGGTTTCAAGGTGGGTGGATATTATATACTGTAGTATACAAGATAAGAAAGCGGTTAAGATATCTCAAGATTACTTTAATCAATGTGGGAAATATTGGTCCCAACacgtgtaattttaaaaaaataagtaagtttttatataaatcaaacaaaatcaattcaaaatggatagaaataaattatttaataatgtcaaatataatattaaataaaataatatttgactatattaaaaaatgtcaaaacttGTAAGCTAAGCTAGAAAGCTTGGCAAAGAAGTAATAGCTTGTGGACATTACATGTCCTTTTCAATTGTGTGAATGTATGGAGCAGAAAACATGTCGACTAATAataataagaagcataataattGATTATCAATTTTGTAAAGATTAATCCATCCCTATTTATGCCGACATATGTATATCAATATATGGAAGTGATCTGAGTATATGATTACAAGAATGCTAAACTTATACTAAATTGTGACACTACACCGTATAATATacggtgtttttgttttgtttaatattttattaattttttgaaataaGAGTAAATACAGAATAGTGCTAATGCAGTCGCACAATTGTTACGGTGTAGGATACAGGTGTATGTTTTTAGTGTAAAGATAACATGGCTCATATGATTATGATATAGTTTTTAATAGACAAATGCTAGCCATAGATGTTGACACCTACACCGTAAATGTATacggttttgttttttttattgtgtttaataattatattttatttttttctgataCAACTAAATACGTAGTCATGTTATAATTTAATTAGTGTAACATACCGTGTATGTTTTGTGGTGTCAAAATAGCAACTCTCTTTTTATTAACTTGTGTTGCGAAACTTAGAAGTTGGAGATTATTTAACTATTAGttataaatacatattttttatttctcttcAAACTATAACAATAAataagaaattttatttttaagcgGAGTTTTAGCGTGTCTTTATAGAGAGTTAAatgtaaaaaaaacatatttaattagaaTCAAATagataaataactaaaattaaaGAGAATGGTTCGACTAGgacaaattaagaaattaaggaAGAAGAGTACTTAAAGGAGGAACACAACAAATCAAGAGAATATTTTATTCCACCCAACTCATAAGTATTTATGCAACATGCGAATTGCCTAAAATGGCCCCTGCTTCTGTAGATATATCTTCAGAAGTATATTCtcttttgtttgaattttattttattccgtagatgcacatacggaaGTTTACGAAGATGTATCTACAAATCATTTTATGTTATATCTGCGCCAAACTCTTCTCCTCCCCCATTCTTCACATTTCTCATTTCAAaactctcaaactctctcaacctcaaaaatcaaacttccacCGAAGTTGTTTTTTTCTCTCGAGTTCGGCCGTTAACGTCAACATCAACAATTAACACATTCCAGCAACTTCAAAACttaatttaatcggtaagttttcgagTTTTTGAGTTATTTTATAGTATTTCCCATAATAGAGTTTGAATAgatttttaggtgtagaaatcattagttacttttagaaacatagtttagagacaatgtaggtattGTTTGATGTGTAAAACAGACGATCAAGCCACCAAAATGGGGTTTTTAACCCTCTTCAATAGTGACCAGACACCATTTTTAAGTTTTAGAGGTTTTAGAACGTTCTgtggatgcatctacggaacaaatgaAACGTTAGGTTGTTccatagatgcacctacggatgAAACCCAGTTTTTTGAAATGTAAGGTACTTCCgtggatgcatctacga from Vicia villosa cultivar HV-30 ecotype Madison, WI linkage group LG4, Vvil1.0, whole genome shotgun sequence encodes the following:
- the LOC131599170 gene encoding temperature-induced lipocalin-1-like, with the translated sequence MAEEKEMKVVEGLDLERYMGRWYEIASFPSRDQPKDGGNTRATYKLNTDGTVDVLNETWSGGKRGFIQGSAFKANPNNDEAKFKVKFYLPPFLPIIPVTGNYWVLAIAHDYHYALIGEPTKKSLWILCRETRLDDEIYNELVEKAKEEGYDVTKLRKTPHADTPPEEEGPQDNKGIWWFKSIFGK